The DNA region CATTTTTTCACGGAAAGGAAAAATTAAGTGTACGTCTAAAACCACTTTTGTAGTGTACTTAATTTATCAACAAATGCGCCATGTTTGGACTTAATTTATAAAGCTGATATTGAGCTAATGTGAATTTGCTAAACTGAGTTTGAGTCAATGTGAGTTTGTTGTAATAtaatttacttttattttaatggtatttttaataaattaatctTTTGTTTGAATAATATTAGTTAAAAGCACTTTGAAATATGTGTAATTACTAAAAAAGtgagttttttaatgaaattaaaacgTAAAGTCAATTAAacttgaaaattaaataaatttgagCGGTAAAATGCAATAAGCAAGTGAAGCATATGGTTTGAATTGTGTCTTTTATTACACAATATAAAGGAGAAAGAAAGAGTTGATAATCAACACAATTAACTAACTCGATTAACCAAttatccactaaaacaataggCTAATTTAGAGTCCACTAAATTTGGCTCGTTAGCCTTGGCTTAGCCGGTgcaaatcataaaaaaaaagaagagaaaactaGTTTAAATGTAGCCTTGATTGCACCAACGCCAAATCGAGTCAACTTTGTTCAAATTAGCTTTAGTTCAAGCAGAGTTAAAATTACCAGCTAAAATAGCGTTTGCACTCCAATGTTTAACTCGGTTGGAGATTTACGCAAAAATACTGACCAACCTAGCGTCAATGGGAGTTGAGTCTAATTTTTCATAGTACGAGTCTATTCCCATGATCCTTAGATATGTGTCATtgatttctccatctttttttttagaaaactatGATTTCTCCATCTTATCTTTAACATAAGCCTCCCTATCATTTACTCTCCAAACTCTCCCTCCTGCTCCTCCACCACCGTCACTATCGGCACCTCCTTTCTCCTCTACCACCCTCACAATCATCTCCTTGTGGGAAGGCAGGGGAACCCAAAGCATGAGACTATGCACCAATGAGTCAATATCGAAGACCACCAAAAGATTTATTGGAtaccatataatttttttttactaagtcaTTCAATTGAAAACTGCTAAGttagaaaatatgtttttactttaattaaaatttaaaacgaaAGTAATTATTCTTCCTATATTACATACTGTGATTAGTTTTCGGtgtaaaactataaaattataattttatactgacaatgcatatccattaaagTGAGAAGAGTTTGCTAGCTTCGTATATAAGATTATTGATAATAGTGAAAAGTTTTTTACTATCTCGTCTGAGAGATATAAGGATTAAGgttaaaaagtattttttaatAGGTaacatatattataattataatgaaGCACAAAAGGTGTTCCAAACCATAATAGTATAATACAAAGAAGAtaaaattcaggaaaaaaatCTTTAGTTGCTTAACACCATCTAATGCGAAAGCAAAACAAACAAGATTACAATTGTTCCCTTAACACCGTACATACTTAAATTCCAGACCTGCACTTGATCAAGTACCAATCACAACCAGCGAGATAACTTGAGTAAAGAAGGCCCAACATGCCAAAGAAGAGCTAAAAGGGAAACCAGAAAACCTATCTTCGCCATAGCACACCCCAATTTGCTAGAGGATGACAAAGTAAACTGCTACTATTTGCTATGGCGAAAAAGAAAAACCAGCACCTCCACTGTCGAAGAGATTTTGAACTGATTAAAGGGTGTCACGGGTGCCTATTTATAGACTGAGTTTCACAAATTTTGAAGGAGTCATCCAATGATATAGATATATCCAGATATATATAGACTGCATTTGTATGATCAGTTTTGAAGAGTAGCTTTTGGTGATTTTGTATAATAGCTTGTGGGCTTGTTGTAGTAATCTtgtgtttaaaaaataaaagaataaacaTTTGTTGCTTAAATAAATGGCGTTGTTAAAATTTAAGCGATAAAAATTGTCATGTTATGTTACTTTCCTAAAATAAGCAATCACTACAAAAACTCGGAGGTTTAGCGCCGGTGGATTATAACCGCCGCTAAACGACAAAATTGACCGAAGTTAAACCACCAAATTTGTATAGTGAATGTTGCTTAAGTACTGAGttaagcattggagatgctcataaatttttctttttagattagaaataaaaataatgttTGATGTTTTATCTAAACTATTGTCAATGAAGAAATAATCTTACTTTGTATAATTCTTCATTCACATCGAATGTAATAATCTTCTATTCTTCTTACCTTACCTTGTATGGTTGCATAAAATattgttatattttaaataataaataatatttaactttttttccGAAAAGGATaatatttaactttttattCAATGTATTTTATAAAAAGTAATGTAGGTGTGTGTAGGATTTTTCTGATTCAAATAATAATGCACAAAGAGATTAATAATCATGTTAGTACATGATAATACTAAATGTAATTAACATGTGTTTATTTTTTGAGTTTAATTAATGAATATGGTAAAACAATTTTATCTAAGGGTTAACCCAATATCTAattatgatatgtgatgtgggAGAAAAAATCCTTTcactttaaattttaattaaaataaaaatatgtttcCTAATTTGAGGTAAATCAATTAGATAATTGTTTGAATAAAGTTTACATGACAATGCAAGGACTTTAattcttattttcataagcaTTAATAACGAATTTTTTGgtacccaatttttttttggtgcgTACCTCATATaatattttaagttataattttgttattttattgaaaaaagATGGAGGATTTTGTTGTTGCAATTTTTAAGAATTTAAGTTCAAGACTAAATGAACTAATAACATATTGTTATTAAGTTTATATATGTTATTCAATGCACGATCGATTTGAAAACTAAGGTTTTAAGTTTAACTTGCAATTTTAGAAGATCATCTATATAATTTCCTTTCTTGTCAGGATCCTTTTTCTCCATCCCCCTAGTATGATAGTCAACTTACCCGAGAGTCGCTCACTCTACGACTTTCTGTTGTCGGTAACTGGTCTTGACCTTTTGCTTGGCATGTTGTTGGAACAGGCTGTGAAGCCAGATAGTGAAGTTCGAAGGAGGAAGAAAGCTACCGACATTGAACCTTGCAAATCTTCATTCATCCTCTTCCTCTAAGTTCAAATTgtattttttctattaatttttatcattttaagtACTACAACTTAATTTgacttaaggtaccacaacaaACACCAATATTTATaggcagggccggccctgggcctgtgcaagcaggcccacagcccagggcctccaaaaagaaggggtctccaaaaaaaatcacattaaaCTAACTTTCCCAAAAAAacaatttagttataataattaatgttcaagatgttattaatgactttagctggtctagtggttagtaattgtttatgttacttttatgtaTCGCGTTGCTTGGATTCGAAGACACGACCCTGGGCGGATTGCAAGAGACCAGTTGCCAAACGAACCAACATAATGGTTTTGATGAAATTTCGAACGTTAAATATATAACGGTATCTGACAGTTGTATCTCCAAGAGATATTTCTCTTTATTatgggtccatttttattatttgtccagggcctccaaaatgtcgggaccggccctgttTATAGGATAAGATATCATGATTAGAATAAACATAAAGTATcaacatcaaaaaaaaaagagaatttcATTGTCTTTTCCAATGTTAACAAAGTATTTCTTAGCCGATAATTGTGAGGCTGATCTTCGCTTCACTGTTACCGCGTTAAGCAGCCGAAAACCGACCATTTCATTCTCAAGAGTTGTGAATCGAACCTTCAACTACttaattaaagaaaaaagagtTGAAGCGCTACATCAACTCAAAATTTTATCTACAGAAACATATCTTAAGCCTAACATGAAGcttcaaccaaaaaaaaaaaagaaagccTAACATGAAGCCGCCGGGGCAAGATTCCACATAATCATTAATTAATTGCATAGTTTATTATACTATATGAGGTGCTGTTTCATCTAAACACACATATGTTAAGCCGCCGGTGTTACTTTATGAGTTGCCAGAGACAACAAATTAATTAGCCGCCGGCGGTTGAGCCAGACTTGCGTGGGCAAGATCCGTAACACCCGTTTGCCGTGGATACATTACAGTACATATGGATATGATTATAAATACAGAACATGCCGTGGGGTGGAAGGAAGGAAGTCAAGTGagtaaaagaaaatgaagatgaagttAGCCATAGCAGCTGTGTTAGCAGTGTCGTTTGTAATAGGAACCTGCATGGGAGAGCAATGTGGAAGTCAAGCAGGGGGTGCTGTTTGCCCCGGTGGGGCATGTTGCAGCAAATACGGTTGGTGCGGTTCGAGCTCTGACTACTGCAGCAATGGTTGCCAGAGCCAATGCGGTGGcagtggaggtggaggaggcggtggtggtggtggtggaggcggtgaaGGTGTTGGGAGCATCGTCCCGAGGGATGTCTTCAACCAGATGTTGAAGCATCGTAGTGACGGAGGGTGCCCAGCTAGAGGGTTTTACTCGTATGATTCTTTTATTTCAGCTTCCAAGGCTTTCCCTAGCTTCGGTAACACTGGGGATGTCGCCACTCGCAAAAGAGAGATGGCTGCTTTCCTCGGCCAAACTTCTCATGAAACTACTGGTCAGTTTTTGATATCCTGTTGGTTTTATTATTAAGGCCAAGACGTACCAATTCTTTTCATAAAGTTATGTGTTTGATTCGGGCTCTAAGAAAGAGATCTATTTATATACCTTATTAATCACAAATTAATTTCTCTTGTATGTATGATGACAGGGGGATGGCCAAGTGCACCAGATGGCCCATACGCTTGGGGATATTGCTTCAATAAGGAACGAAATCCAAGTGACTATTGCTCTCCAAACTCTCAATACCCTTGTGCTCCAGGCAAACAATACTACGGTCGGGGTCCAATGCAAATCTCATGGTATGTGTTGTTATGTtatagggatgacaatgggtagggtctggatagggtactatagtacccattctcatacccgcgttttaaaaaattacctgtACCCGTCctcatacccgcgtgggtagcaacttgaatgctcgtccccgtaccctctgggtacgtatatgcccgtacccgtgcttattacccgcaatttagctaaccaaaatatatttttcactatttttgttaatagaaaacaaaaaatacaacttactttttaaataaaaaacactaatataaatacaaaagattatctacgtaacaaataaaatcattaaactaagaatatatttttttagaacgaataagcaagaaagatataacttaatttttaattttggatttataatataggcctaaagttgtaggttattatcttactaattttaaaaataagtgggagtaaattagcaatgattatgaatactttaaatagtcacctatttcttaaaataattaagtttgaAAACTATAGGTTAAGTTGATTTGTTCATataatactaaaaaaaaaaaataataataacaatatgtgtgtgcgggtatgcGGCGGGAGTACCCAACCCGCGCCCATACCCattactttttgcgggtaattactcaTACGGCCAtacccaacctcatacccatctagcgggtttttaccctacccatagtgggtattttttgcgggtaccctatgggtccaagacccattgccatccctattaTGTTATGTCCTAGAGTATTTCCTTCGTTTTAAAATTGTTTGTTATACcacattttattttcatattacgAATTCTCATTAATTACTCACATTAAATAATAGTGTTTTACTCAAATTATTACTCGATGAGCTCTTAAACTGTATGCATAAAACAATCATTTTGCAATAGAAAGAGTACtataattaattgattaattaataaaattattgaCTAACCAATGTGAAATTAGTAATCATGATGAGTTGAATTGAATATTGAAGGAACTACAACTACGGGCAATGTGGAAGAGCAATAGGTGTGGACTTATTGAACAACCCAGATGCAGCGGCAAATGACGCAGTGGTGTCGTTCAAGACAGCGATCTGGTTCTGGATGACAGCACAATCACCGAAGCCGTCATGCCACGACGTCATCACCGGAAGATGGGGTGGTGATCAGGCAGGGTATGGCACCATCACCAACATCATCAATGGAGGACTTGAATGCGGGAGAGGACAAGATGCCAGGGTGCAGGATCGCATTGGATTTTATAAGAGATATTGTGATTTGCTTGGTGTTGGATATGGCGATAACCTCGATTGTGGTTCGCAGAGACCATTTGGCACCAATTCACAGCCCCTTATCGACACCATGtagttatttttttgtttttgttttaatcACCAGTGTGGGTTCATTTtgtggtttttgttttttttttatttgttgttgATGTTCTCATCTCTGATCACATATGATGATCACCTtctatgaaataaaatattatgaaCATTTTCTATCCGATTCCTGAACTTCACTCTAATAAAGGAATCCAGATCCTCTACGATAACCGTCTTCCCCAACCTCTCTGCGGCAGAGTCTTCGACTGTTTGATTCATCCAACAGTTAAGAATTTAcaagcataaaaaaaaaacgttttaaCTTTTACTCAAATGAGAAACACGCACGTAACACATCTTTTGAACAGAAAGCTTTACGAAAAGCTTGTTGCAACCACCTATAACCCATTTTCTTTTGCCTTTACCGCCACGTTGTTCAACGCAACAATAATAGGCTTTCAACCTTTATCTTCTCCTTTTGTAACAAAAACCAACTGAGGAAACATTGACTCACTAAGGGTTTATGAGTAAGTGGAAGTCTTCTTTGATACAGTGTATGCCAAATCAATGTGCACAAATTGAATCAAGTGAATCTGCACAAATTGAGTGAGATATGCTCTTTTGAATCTTTCTTGCAAATAGAAAAACCCTAATTTGCTGGGT from Lotus japonicus ecotype B-129 chromosome 2, LjGifu_v1.2 includes:
- the LOC130739658 gene encoding endochitinase A2-like, with amino-acid sequence MKMKLAIAAVLAVSFVIGTCMGEQCGSQAGGAVCPGGACCSKYGWCGSSSDYCSNGCQSQCGGSGGGGGGGGGGGGGEGVGSIVPRDVFNQMLKHRSDGGCPARGFYSYDSFISASKAFPSFGNTGDVATRKREMAAFLGQTSHETTGGWPSAPDGPYAWGYCFNKERNPSDYCSPNSQYPCAPGKQYYGRGPMQISWNYNYGQCGRAIGVDLLNNPDAAANDAVVSFKTAIWFWMTAQSPKPSCHDVITGRWGGDQAGYGTITNIINGGLECGRGQDARVQDRIGFYKRYCDLLGVGYGDNLDCGSQRPFGTNSQPLIDTM